A stretch of Lysinibacillus agricola DNA encodes these proteins:
- a CDS encoding sigma-54 interaction domain-containing protein, with translation MFYNQLKVLGVIEWDQVRDVLAINETAKTYEKFFDDIKKQVSNGYKYFCMLSSNLEINVINNAEDFSKLTIFILPLTESVSLNQEIDKLDNLKKELDEVINSSFDGIVISDAKGKIMYQNPAYERITELSTEFCIGKNLQSLVDKGIIDVSASLKAIKGNRSITISQKIKTGKNVLVSAVPIRSKQGEIIKIVNNVRDLTQLNNLETEIQQLEIKNQRIHEELQQLKGISDPKYSIIAHSTQMKDVIDRALRVAQIDSGVLIQGPSGVGKEKIVDLIHRNSIRKDGPLIKINCGAIPESLLESELFGYESGSFTGATKKGKAGLFEAANNGTIFLDEIGEMPLQLQVKLLRILQEREVMRIGGTTPIQVDVRVIAATNRNLSDMIEETKFREDLYYRLNIIPIKIPPLEQRVADIIPLIYHFTNNLNIKYGLNRSFSSEVLETFANYKWPGNVRELQNIVERVVLMSQHSEITMDDLQRELNLNSDSIQVSNGNTLITHHLPLKDQVESFEENIIREAIKIYPSIRKAAIALKIDQSTLVRKLQKYKIENHS, from the coding sequence ATGTTTTACAATCAATTAAAAGTACTAGGGGTTATAGAGTGGGATCAAGTTAGAGATGTTCTAGCAATTAATGAAACTGCCAAGACTTATGAAAAGTTTTTTGATGATATAAAAAAGCAAGTTTCTAATGGTTATAAGTATTTTTGTATGTTGTCTTCTAACTTGGAGATAAATGTTATAAACAATGCTGAGGATTTTTCTAAACTAACAATTTTTATATTACCTCTAACAGAATCCGTTAGCTTAAATCAGGAAATTGATAAGTTGGATAATTTAAAAAAAGAGTTAGATGAAGTTATTAATTCATCGTTTGACGGTATTGTTATTTCTGATGCGAAAGGGAAAATTATGTATCAGAATCCTGCCTATGAAAGAATTACAGAGCTTTCAACTGAATTTTGCATAGGAAAAAATCTACAATCCTTAGTAGACAAAGGAATTATTGATGTTTCTGCATCATTAAAAGCTATCAAGGGGAATCGTTCTATCACAATAAGTCAGAAAATTAAAACAGGGAAAAATGTTTTAGTTTCAGCCGTTCCAATCAGAAGCAAGCAAGGGGAAATCATCAAAATTGTTAATAATGTCCGTGACTTAACTCAACTAAATAATCTAGAGACAGAAATTCAACAATTAGAAATTAAAAATCAAAGAATCCATGAAGAGTTACAACAATTAAAAGGGATTAGTGACCCGAAATATTCAATTATCGCACACTCTACACAAATGAAAGATGTCATTGACCGGGCTTTAAGAGTTGCTCAAATTGATTCAGGTGTATTAATTCAAGGGCCGTCTGGTGTAGGTAAAGAAAAAATAGTAGATTTAATACACCGAAATAGTATTCGGAAGGATGGGCCATTGATTAAAATTAATTGTGGTGCAATCCCTGAATCTCTTCTTGAATCGGAATTATTCGGATATGAATCAGGTTCTTTTACAGGTGCCACAAAAAAAGGGAAGGCTGGATTATTTGAGGCTGCTAATAATGGTACAATCTTTTTAGATGAAATTGGAGAGATGCCTCTACAGCTTCAAGTAAAACTATTACGAATACTTCAAGAACGAGAAGTTATGCGCATTGGTGGTACAACACCAATTCAAGTAGATGTCCGTGTAATTGCTGCAACAAACAGGAATTTATCGGATATGATTGAAGAGACGAAATTTAGAGAAGATTTATACTATCGACTTAATATTATACCAATCAAAATTCCACCACTTGAGCAAAGAGTAGCGGATATCATTCCTCTTATTTATCATTTTACGAATAATTTAAATATTAAATATGGATTAAATCGTTCTTTTTCATCTGAAGTGCTTGAAACGTTTGCGAACTATAAATGGCCAGGGAATGTCAGAGAGTTACAGAACATCGTAGAACGAGTTGTTTTAATGAGTCAACACTCAGAGATTACGATGGATGATTTACAAAGAGAATTAAACTTAAATAGCGATAGCATTCAAGTATCAAATGGCAATACATTAATTACCCATCATCTACCGTTAAAGGATCAAGTTGAATCTTTTGAGGAAAATATTATTCGAGAAGCAATTAAAATTTATCCTAGTATAAGAAAAGCAGCAATTGCATTAAAAATAGATCAATCCACACTTGTAAGAAAACTACAAAAATATAAAATAGAGAACCATTCATAA
- a CDS encoding TRAP transporter small permease — protein sequence MGKLMKRPIEAYASFAILLIMTVVMFAAVVSRYVFNSSIVWAEELSRYLFVWFVFISASYAVITKAHIRVEALNMIIPKKIRPYVNLVGSMIWMLFSLYISYLGFQYANNLYKQNATSAALNLPMGVVYLGIPIGYFLMAIRIFVVEILDVFVKRKEGEK from the coding sequence ATGGGGAAGCTTATGAAGAGACCAATCGAAGCTTATGCTAGCTTTGCAATTCTATTAATTATGACGGTAGTCATGTTTGCAGCTGTGGTTTCAAGATATGTTTTTAACTCCTCAATTGTTTGGGCAGAAGAACTATCAAGATATTTGTTTGTTTGGTTTGTTTTTATAAGTGCAAGTTATGCTGTCATTACGAAAGCACATATTAGAGTAGAAGCATTGAATATGATTATCCCAAAAAAAATCCGGCCATATGTGAACTTGGTAGGTAGTATGATATGGATGCTGTTCAGTTTATATATTTCGTATCTAGGCTTTCAATATGCAAATAATCTATACAAACAAAACGCAACTTCAGCAGCACTTAATTTACCAATGGGAGTAGTCTATTTAGGGATTCCGATTGGGTATTTTTTAATGGCTATAAGAATTTTTGTAGTGGAGATATTAGATGTTTTTGTAAAGAGAAAAGAGGGTGAGAAATAA
- a CDS encoding SDR family NAD(P)-dependent oxidoreductase: protein MQSLQGKKAILTGGVQGLGLAMVKGLCEYGVEVCIIDYSNDVEKIAQDMQNEGFSVYGARADLSNLEKIPEVFHAAVQLLGGELDILVNNAGIHKPMPAIDLQIEDFQKIIDVNVTAIFELSRLAYHEMLKKGAGKIVNIASVLAVQGGYNASAYSASKGAVSQLTKSLSNEWAKDGINVNAIAPGYYKTALNQFILEDESRYQSLISRVPAGRFGEPNELAGALQFLCSDKSDYINGILLPVDGGFLGR from the coding sequence ATGCAAAGTTTACAGGGTAAAAAAGCAATACTTACAGGTGGCGTTCAAGGTCTCGGGTTAGCAATGGTAAAGGGTCTTTGTGAATATGGTGTAGAGGTTTGTATCATTGATTATTCAAATGATGTAGAGAAGATTGCTCAAGATATGCAGAATGAAGGATTTTCTGTATACGGGGCGCGAGCAGATTTATCGAACTTAGAGAAAATTCCTGAAGTATTCCATGCAGCAGTTCAACTATTAGGTGGGGAGTTAGATATTCTTGTAAATAACGCTGGAATTCATAAACCAATGCCTGCGATTGATTTACAAATTGAGGATTTCCAAAAAATCATTGATGTTAATGTCACTGCAATATTCGAATTAAGTAGACTGGCATATCATGAAATGTTGAAAAAGGGCGCTGGGAAAATAGTCAATATTGCATCTGTATTAGCTGTACAGGGTGGTTATAATGCATCAGCTTATTCCGCAAGTAAAGGAGCAGTTTCCCAATTGACAAAATCTTTATCTAACGAATGGGCTAAAGATGGTATTAACGTAAATGCAATTGCTCCTGGATACTATAAAACAGCATTAAATCAATTTATTCTTGAGGATGAGTCAAGATATCAATCACTAATTAGCCGTGTACCTGCTGGACGCTTTGGCGAGCCAAATGAATTAGCTGGTGCTTTACAATTTTTATGCTCAGATAAATCAGACTATATCAATGGCATCCTCTTACCAGTAGACGGTGGTTTTTTAGGAAGATAA
- a CDS encoding TRAP transporter large permease, with translation MLGAIGILTIVFILCLLINIPIAISLAISALTVVLIEGTIPISFLIQATFTSNDSFSLLAVPFFILAGELMSTGGISRRLIDFFKSMVGSWTGSLGLITILASLIFAAISGSGAATVASIGGIMIPHMINSGYKKPYAAALTASAGALGPIIPPSIVFIFYGIMAGVSISDLFIAGIVPGLLIAVILIIINYIVCKREGYVDQQPEEEKIGFWRSLNEAKFGLLAPIIILGGIYGGIVTPTEAAVVAVVYSLIVSLFIYKELRLSDLMDVFLKASVTSGSVMIFVGTATFFGKILTLEQVPQYIANGISSFTTNPIIVLVLINLFLLVVGMFIETVAALLIFVPLLLPIVTPLGVDPLHFGMIVCFNLTLGLLTPPLGLNLFIGAKVANIRFEETFKHLTPIVIALLILLGVITFVPQLTLFLPQLLSSK, from the coding sequence ATGTTAGGTGCCATTGGAATTCTCACAATTGTATTTATTCTATGTCTATTAATAAATATCCCGATTGCAATTTCTTTAGCAATTTCTGCGTTAACCGTTGTTCTAATTGAAGGAACAATCCCTATTTCATTTCTTATTCAAGCGACATTTACATCGAATGATTCGTTCTCATTATTAGCTGTACCATTTTTCATTTTAGCAGGAGAGTTAATGAGTACAGGGGGGATTTCTAGAAGACTTATTGATTTCTTCAAATCAATGGTGGGCTCCTGGACAGGTAGCTTAGGTTTAATTACAATACTCGCAAGTTTAATTTTTGCAGCAATCTCTGGATCAGGTGCAGCAACGGTTGCCAGTATCGGTGGAATTATGATACCGCACATGATTAACAGTGGTTACAAGAAACCATATGCCGCAGCATTAACAGCAAGTGCAGGCGCTCTCGGTCCTATCATTCCACCAAGTATTGTCTTTATCTTTTATGGCATCATGGCAGGAGTGTCAATTAGCGACTTATTTATCGCTGGTATTGTCCCAGGTTTATTAATTGCAGTGATATTAATCATCATTAACTATATTGTATGTAAAAGAGAAGGTTATGTAGACCAACAACCGGAAGAAGAAAAAATAGGTTTTTGGCGATCGTTAAATGAAGCAAAGTTCGGATTATTAGCCCCTATCATTATTTTAGGTGGGATATATGGTGGTATTGTAACGCCTACAGAAGCAGCGGTAGTAGCTGTTGTTTATAGCTTAATCGTAAGTTTATTCATTTATAAAGAATTACGATTAAGTGATTTAATGGATGTATTTTTAAAAGCTTCTGTTACATCTGGTTCTGTCATGATTTTCGTTGGTACAGCAACGTTCTTCGGTAAAATTTTAACATTAGAGCAAGTACCACAATATATAGCTAATGGTATTTCAAGCTTTACAACAAATCCGATTATCGTTCTAGTGTTAATTAATCTTTTCTTATTAGTTGTAGGAATGTTTATTGAAACAGTTGCAGCATTATTAATATTTGTACCATTACTTTTACCAATCGTTACGCCTTTAGGAGTAGATCCATTACATTTTGGAATGATCGTGTGCTTCAACCTGACATTAGGCTTATTAACACCACCATTGGGGTTAAATCTGTTTATTGGTGCAAAAGTGGCAAATATACGTTTTGAAGAAACTTTTAAACATTTAACGCCTATTGTAATAGCGTTACTAATATTACTAGGCGTCATTACATTTGTGCCGCAATTAACGTTATTTTTACCACAGTTATTATCTAGTAAGTAA
- a CDS encoding thiamine pyrophosphate-dependent dehydrogenase E1 component subunit alpha, with the protein MSNELLFQELGLDNQDLKKMLYDMILIRKFEETLKQLYQQGKIHGTMHLCIGQEATAVGACFPLNNEDKITSTHRGHGHSIAKGTDVKKMVAELFGKVTGHCKGKGGSMHIADMTVGNLGANGIVAAGLPLGVGAALTSKMKELGYVVLCFFGDGATNEGAFHESLNLASIWKLPVIFFCENNLYGMSGSITEMTNIESIAVRGSSYGIPSETINGNNILEVIKATQDAVERAKKGEGPTLIEAETYRWEGHSRSDARKYRTREEEKEWKKEKDPIEVFKEILISNNVINENEFIELNEKAQNQMKEAVEYAENSDDPSIDTLMTDIYA; encoded by the coding sequence ATGTCAAATGAGTTATTATTTCAAGAATTAGGCTTAGACAATCAGGATTTAAAGAAAATGTTGTATGACATGATTCTCATTAGAAAGTTCGAAGAGACACTGAAACAACTATATCAACAAGGAAAAATTCATGGAACTATGCATTTATGTATTGGCCAAGAAGCCACAGCAGTAGGTGCTTGTTTCCCTCTGAATAATGAAGATAAGATTACAAGCACACATCGCGGTCATGGACACAGTATTGCTAAAGGAACAGATGTTAAAAAGATGGTCGCAGAGCTATTTGGGAAGGTAACGGGTCATTGCAAAGGCAAAGGAGGTTCTATGCACATCGCTGATATGACAGTTGGAAATCTAGGTGCAAATGGAATTGTAGCAGCTGGTCTACCACTTGGTGTCGGCGCTGCTTTGACATCAAAAATGAAGGAGCTAGGCTATGTAGTACTTTGCTTCTTCGGGGATGGTGCAACAAATGAAGGGGCGTTCCACGAATCACTTAACCTTGCATCTATATGGAAGCTTCCGGTAATTTTCTTCTGTGAAAATAATTTATATGGAATGTCAGGTTCTATTACAGAAATGACAAATATTGAGTCCATTGCTGTCAGAGGATCAAGCTACGGAATTCCAAGCGAAACAATTAACGGTAATAACATTTTAGAGGTCATTAAAGCGACACAAGATGCAGTCGAACGTGCGAAAAAGGGTGAGGGCCCTACATTGATTGAAGCGGAAACTTATCGATGGGAAGGGCATTCAAGAAGTGATGCTCGAAAATATAGAACGCGCGAAGAGGAGAAGGAGTGGAAGAAAGAAAAGGATCCAATCGAAGTTTTTAAGGAAATTCTAATTTCAAATAATGTCATAAATGAAAACGAATTCATAGAGTTAAACGAAAAAGCTCAAAACCAGATGAAAGAAGCGGTTGAATATGCTGAAAATAGTGATGATCCAAGTATAGATACTTTAATGACAGATATTTACGCCTAG
- a CDS encoding dihydrolipoamide acetyltransferase family protein, translating into MAREVVMPKLGATMEEGIIVSWLVNDGEFIEEGDPIAEIQTDKIVLEVEAESSGHLLKKLYDAGSTVKVHEIIAYMGEENEAIEQTENSSESIDNKLEESNEQGKVRKTPAANKLAKDNGVDLSLISGTGPNSRVQKQDVENYLQQDTSKITPLAQKMVQDLKIDDKDLIGSGQHGKITKKDVLSAVSATTSSQEVESTPLKKVPLKGMRKVIAERMSESYYTAPHVTMTTEINMTECVSLRKQLLPVIEKETGYRLSFNDLIVKAVAHTLSKNKALNISLQNNEIHFYEEVNIGFAVSLDEGLVVPVIGNTDQIGLAEIVKRSKEIVANIKSGKLSPEYFENGTFTISNLGMFAVDSFTPIINQPQSAILGVGRILEKPIVKNGEVVINSMMQLSLSFDHRVIDGAPAAQFMTDLKENLENPFRMLV; encoded by the coding sequence ATGGCAAGAGAAGTGGTAATGCCCAAATTAGGAGCAACGATGGAGGAGGGCATCATTGTTAGTTGGCTTGTAAATGATGGTGAATTTATCGAGGAAGGCGATCCGATTGCTGAAATTCAAACAGATAAAATTGTTCTAGAAGTAGAAGCTGAATCTTCAGGACATCTTTTAAAAAAACTATATGATGCAGGTAGCACAGTAAAAGTACATGAAATTATTGCCTATATGGGTGAAGAAAATGAGGCAATAGAGCAAACTGAAAACTCCTCAGAATCTATAGATAATAAATTAGAAGAAAGCAATGAGCAAGGAAAAGTACGAAAAACACCTGCTGCCAACAAGCTTGCAAAAGATAATGGAGTTGACCTTTCTCTTATATCTGGAACAGGTCCAAACAGTCGAGTACAAAAACAGGATGTTGAAAATTACTTACAACAAGATACATCTAAAATCACACCATTGGCACAAAAGATGGTTCAGGACCTAAAGATAGATGATAAAGATTTAATTGGCTCAGGACAGCACGGTAAAATAACGAAAAAGGATGTCTTGTCCGCTGTTTCTGCAACAACATCATCACAAGAAGTAGAATCTACACCGCTGAAAAAAGTACCGTTAAAAGGCATGCGAAAAGTAATTGCAGAGCGAATGAGCGAAAGCTATTATACTGCACCGCATGTAACAATGACAACAGAAATCAATATGACGGAATGTGTAAGTCTGCGTAAACAATTACTACCTGTAATTGAGAAAGAAACAGGGTATCGATTATCCTTTAACGATTTAATTGTTAAAGCAGTTGCACATACATTATCTAAAAACAAAGCATTAAATATTTCATTACAAAATAACGAAATTCATTTTTATGAGGAGGTCAATATTGGATTTGCCGTTTCTCTAGATGAAGGTTTGGTAGTACCGGTAATTGGAAATACAGATCAAATAGGTTTAGCGGAGATTGTAAAAAGAAGTAAGGAAATAGTTGCAAACATAAAGAGTGGAAAATTGAGTCCGGAATATTTTGAAAATGGTACTTTTACAATTAGCAATCTAGGCATGTTTGCTGTTGATTCATTTACACCGATTATTAATCAGCCACAGTCAGCGATTTTAGGTGTAGGAAGAATTTTGGAAAAGCCAATTGTAAAAAATGGTGAGGTAGTTATAAATTCAATGATGCAATTATCATTATCGTTTGACCACAGAGTAATTGACGGAGCACCAGCTGCTCAGTTTATGACGGACTTGAAAGAAAATCTAGAGAATCCATTTAGAATGCTTGTTTAA
- the lpdA gene encoding dihydrolipoyl dehydrogenase yields MTTFDVIIIGGGPGGYVAALRGASEGLKVALIEAGQLGGTCLNQGCIPSKTFLKNAEILEEIEQGKQRGIIVKDVEFSMEGMVAYKNSVLNNLRMGIQSLLKTRKVEVFNGLGSIKNPQEVEVISNNEKTTLSTKNIIIATGSRPFIPKMEGLEKVKYHTTDTIFDLKTLPSSITIVGGGVIGVELADVFHSLGSKVTIIEYSNRIIAMEDEEASKVLHKKLHEKGINILTEHLVTSMSEENGLKTLKVEKKSGEKVVVSSEELLMAVGRTPNDSATKQLGLAYNGAFIKVNDYLQTNISNIYAVGDVIGGYQLAHVASAEGLTVIENILGKQKKIDYSIVPRCIYTNLQIASIGQSENDLKSKGIDYTVTKYNLFGNGKAQTLGKKDGFVKVFTDSKYGEIYGMCMVGPYVTELIGQGSAYMSLEGTVYEMAEMIQPHPSLSEIFMEVANLSIGKGVH; encoded by the coding sequence ATGACAACATTTGATGTAATCATAATTGGCGGAGGTCCCGGGGGATATGTCGCTGCGTTGAGAGGGGCCAGTGAAGGACTAAAGGTTGCGCTTATAGAAGCTGGACAGCTAGGAGGAACTTGCCTCAATCAAGGCTGTATCCCATCAAAAACCTTTCTAAAAAATGCAGAAATACTAGAAGAAATTGAGCAAGGAAAGCAACGTGGGATTATAGTAAAAGACGTAGAATTTTCGATGGAAGGTATGGTTGCCTACAAAAATTCAGTTCTTAATAATTTAAGAATGGGTATCCAATCTTTATTAAAAACTAGAAAAGTAGAAGTATTTAATGGGTTAGGATCAATAAAAAATCCTCAAGAGGTTGAAGTCATTTCAAATAATGAAAAGACTACTCTTTCAACTAAAAATATTATTATTGCAACAGGAAGCCGTCCATTTATTCCGAAAATGGAAGGCTTAGAGAAAGTTAAATATCATACAACTGATACAATTTTTGATCTTAAAACGTTACCATCATCTATTACGATTGTTGGTGGTGGGGTAATTGGCGTAGAGCTGGCCGATGTATTTCATAGTTTAGGATCTAAAGTGACTATTATTGAATATAGCAACAGAATTATTGCTATGGAAGATGAGGAAGCTTCAAAAGTTTTACACAAAAAGCTTCACGAAAAAGGAATTAATATTTTAACGGAACATCTTGTGACAAGTATGAGTGAAGAAAATGGATTAAAGACACTAAAAGTAGAGAAGAAATCAGGAGAGAAAGTTGTCGTTTCTTCAGAAGAGTTACTTATGGCAGTAGGACGGACACCTAACGATTCTGCGACCAAGCAATTAGGCTTAGCGTACAATGGAGCATTTATTAAAGTTAACGACTATTTACAAACAAATATTTCAAATATTTATGCGGTCGGAGATGTAATAGGCGGATATCAGCTTGCTCACGTTGCAAGTGCAGAAGGATTAACTGTCATTGAGAATATTTTAGGTAAACAAAAGAAAATCGATTATTCAATTGTGCCACGATGCATTTATACAAATTTACAAATTGCAAGTATTGGCCAATCAGAAAATGACTTGAAAAGTAAAGGTATTGATTACACAGTTACTAAATATAATCTTTTTGGAAATGGAAAAGCTCAGACTTTAGGAAAAAAAGATGGCTTTGTCAAAGTATTTACAGATTCTAAATACGGTGAAATTTATGGTATGTGTATGGTAGGTCCATATGTAACAGAATTAATTGGACAAGGATCGGCATATATGAGTCTTGAAGGTACCGTGTATGAAATGGCTGAGATGATTCAACCACACCCATCACTGTCTGAAATATTTATGGAAGTAGCTAATTTAAGTATTGGTAAAGGGGTTCATTAA
- a CDS encoding SDR family NAD(P)-dependent oxidoreductase, translating into MELNLAKKNVLIIGGSKGIGLEIAKRFIEENANVSIVGRSIEHLNEAKLQLKNVTTYQSDITNNYEREGLIEKYILDHDHIDILINNAGGSNGSSILETPMENFYEAFELNYFSTVHLSKLVIKHMKKQGRGNIINISSIYGRESGGKATYNNSKAALISFTKALASEVIKYGIRVNSIAPGSVYHESGVWGRLTRENPYKIEEFVKNDIPAGRFGTPEEIADVVVYLTSEKASWIVGATINVDGGQSKMNF; encoded by the coding sequence ATGGAGTTGAATCTAGCTAAGAAAAATGTATTGATTATTGGTGGTTCAAAGGGTATTGGACTAGAAATAGCTAAGAGATTTATAGAAGAAAATGCGAATGTTTCAATTGTTGGCCGTTCTATAGAGCATTTGAATGAAGCCAAACTACAGTTAAAAAATGTTACGACCTATCAATCTGACATTACGAATAATTATGAGCGTGAGGGTCTAATAGAAAAATACATATTAGATCATGATCATATCGATATATTGATAAATAATGCAGGGGGAAGTAATGGCTCTAGCATATTAGAAACTCCCATGGAGAATTTCTATGAAGCATTTGAATTAAATTATTTTTCGACCGTACATCTTAGCAAATTGGTCATTAAACATATGAAAAAACAAGGAAGAGGGAATATTATTAATATTTCTTCTATTTATGGTAGGGAAAGTGGAGGCAAGGCAACCTACAATAATTCAAAAGCAGCATTAATTAGTTTCACGAAAGCGTTAGCAAGCGAAGTCATTAAATACGGTATAAGAGTTAACAGCATTGCACCTGGTAGTGTTTATCATGAAAGTGGTGTTTGGGGAAGGTTAACGAGAGAGAATCCTTATAAAATTGAAGAGTTTGTAAAGAATGATATTCCAGCAGGTCGTTTTGGTACACCAGAAGAAATTGCAGATGTAGTTGTTTATTTAACGTCTGAAAAAGCTTCTTGGATTGTTGGTGCAACCATCAATGTAGACGGTGGACAATCTAAAATGAATTTTTAA
- a CDS encoding TRAP transporter substrate-binding protein encodes MKNKNVLKKLMFSIMALSLIFLAACSSNSGKESASNGKEITIKMANQVDANNFLNLGYENFKDTIEEKSNGDINVEIYNGGTLTTSDETTAELLQNGTIQLSTTSAYGIANSIGANAFNIFDVPFLFDSREQFYSFLEGEYGDLLKKEVADKSNMYLLGFIDLGYYSILNGKTSVKKPSDLKGLKIRSSSANLHLSTLKSMKANPTPMAYSEVFTGLQQGTIDGVSTTTPLIYGDRFYEVNNHFTATNHILLLHGVLVNKDFYDGLSEDMKKMIDESVASYTKYAIDLVAKAEKDAIQGLKDKGVDVVELSEEERKVFKEVTSNVAKDNMDAIGQENYDLAIKLLEELK; translated from the coding sequence ATGAAAAATAAAAATGTACTAAAGAAATTGATGTTTTCAATAATGGCGTTGTCGTTAATATTTTTAGCAGCGTGTTCAAGCAACAGTGGAAAAGAATCAGCATCTAATGGTAAAGAAATTACGATAAAAATGGCAAACCAAGTCGATGCAAACAACTTTTTAAATTTAGGATATGAGAATTTTAAAGATACAATCGAAGAGAAAAGCAATGGTGATATAAACGTTGAAATTTATAATGGCGGTACATTAACAACTTCTGATGAAACAACAGCTGAATTATTACAAAACGGTACAATTCAACTGTCAACAACATCAGCTTACGGTATTGCAAATTCAATTGGTGCAAATGCTTTTAATATTTTTGATGTACCATTTTTATTTGATAGTCGCGAACAATTTTACTCTTTCCTAGAGGGAGAATATGGGGACCTATTAAAGAAAGAGGTTGCTGATAAATCAAATATGTATCTCCTTGGATTTATAGATTTAGGCTACTATAGCATTTTAAACGGTAAAACATCTGTTAAGAAACCATCAGATTTAAAAGGTTTGAAGATTAGAAGTTCATCTGCGAATTTACATTTAAGTACTTTGAAGTCAATGAAAGCAAACCCAACACCAATGGCTTATAGTGAAGTGTTTACAGGATTACAGCAAGGTACAATCGATGGTGTATCTACAACAACACCTTTAATTTACGGAGATCGTTTTTATGAAGTAAACAACCATTTTACAGCGACAAATCACATTTTATTATTACATGGTGTGCTAGTAAATAAGGATTTCTATGATGGTTTAAGTGAAGATATGAAAAAGATGATAGATGAATCTGTAGCTTCATATACAAAATATGCGATAGACCTTGTAGCGAAAGCAGAAAAAGATGCCATCCAAGGCTTAAAAGATAAAGGTGTAGATGTAGTTGAATTATCTGAGGAAGAGAGAAAGGTATTTAAAGAAGTGACATCAAATGTTGCCAAAGACAACATGGATGCAATTGGTCAAGAAAATTATGATTTAGCTATCAAATTACTAGAGGAATTGAAATAA
- a CDS encoding alpha-ketoacid dehydrogenase subunit beta, whose translation MREISYSEAVKEAMTQVMREDNDVFIMGEDIGVYGGAFGVTSGMIDEFGPERVRITPISEAAISGCAVGSAMTGMRPILEIQFSDFVVIAMDNIVNQAAKMRYMFGGKAKVPMVVRLPAGSGAGFAAQHSQSLEAWMTHIPGLKVVQPSNAYDAKGLLKAAIKDDNPVLFYEHKMLYNLKGDVPEESYEIPLGVADIKREGKDITIIATGMMVNHAVEAAQQLEQEGIDVEVIDPRTLVPLDEKAILESVKKTGRVLVVYEAVKRGGFGTEIVSLIAESDAFDYLDAPILRLGGVEAPIPYNPKLEKAAIPQVSDIYQKCLELMNK comes from the coding sequence ATGAGAGAAATTAGTTATTCAGAAGCTGTTAAAGAAGCAATGACTCAAGTGATGCGTGAAGATAATGATGTATTTATTATGGGTGAGGACATCGGAGTATATGGTGGAGCTTTTGGTGTCACAAGTGGAATGATTGATGAATTTGGTCCTGAACGAGTTCGTATTACTCCTATTTCAGAAGCAGCAATTAGTGGTTGTGCGGTCGGTTCAGCAATGACAGGAATGCGCCCAATTTTAGAAATTCAATTTTCCGATTTCGTTGTAATTGCTATGGATAATATTGTAAATCAAGCAGCTAAAATGCGTTATATGTTTGGTGGGAAAGCAAAAGTTCCAATGGTAGTAAGATTACCAGCTGGCTCTGGTGCAGGATTTGCAGCACAACATTCACAGAGCTTAGAAGCATGGATGACACATATACCGGGCTTAAAAGTTGTACAACCTTCCAATGCATACGATGCTAAGGGCTTATTAAAAGCTGCAATAAAAGATGACAATCCGGTTTTATTTTATGAGCATAAAATGCTTTATAACCTAAAAGGAGATGTTCCTGAAGAATCTTATGAAATTCCTCTTGGCGTGGCAGATATTAAACGAGAGGGGAAGGACATTACTATTATTGCTACAGGTATGATGGTAAATCATGCAGTAGAAGCTGCACAACAACTTGAACAAGAGGGAATAGATGTGGAGGTAATTGATCCACGGACACTTGTTCCGTTAGATGAAAAGGCGATTTTAGAATCTGTTAAGAAAACTGGGAGAGTACTAGTCGTTTATGAGGCAGTGAAAAGAGGCGGATTTGGTACAGAAATCGTTAGTTTAATCGCTGAGAGTGATGCCTTTGATTACTTAGATGCACCGATTTTACGATTAGGTGGAGTAGAAGCACCAATACCATATAACCCAAAACTTGAAAAAGCTGCAATCCCTCAAGTATCAGATATTTATCAAAAATGTTTAGAATTAATGAATAAATAG